The proteins below come from a single Microtus ochrogaster isolate Prairie Vole_2 chromosome 22, MicOch1.0, whole genome shotgun sequence genomic window:
- the Fem1a gene encoding protein fem-1 homolog A — protein sequence MDLHTAVYNAAHDGKLQLLQKLLAGRGREELDELLGEVAGGGTPLLIAARRGHLDVVEYLVDHCGASVEAGGSVHFDGETIEGAPPLWAASAAGHLAVVRSLLRRGASVNRTTRTNSTPLRAACFDGHLDVVRYLVGEHKADLEVANRHGHTCLMISCYKGHREIARYLLERGAQVNRRSAKGNTALHDCAESGSLEILQLLLGCHARMERDGYGMTPLLAASVTGHTNIVEYLIQEQPGHGHLSGVELPREGSSQGASSGRSTPEEAEPYESCCPTSREAAVEALELLGATYVDKKRDLLGALKHWRRAMELRHQGGDYLPKPEPQQLVLAYDYSREVTTPQELEALITDPDEMRMQALLIRERILGPSHPDTSYYIRYRGAVYADSGNFERCIRLWKYALDMQQSNLEPLSPMTASSFLSFAELFSYVLQDRSAKGNLGMQLGFPDLMGVLSKGVREVERALQLPKEPGDSAQFTKAIAIILHLLYLLEKVECTPSQEHLKHQTVYRLLKCAPRGKNGFTPLHMAVDKETTNVGRYRVGVFPCLHVVRVLLDCGADPDSRDFDNNTPLHIAAQNNCPAIMDALIEAGAHMDATNAFKKTAYELLDAKLLAKSTVQPFNYVTLQCLAARALDRNKVPYKGFIPEELEAFIQLH from the coding sequence ATGGATCTGCACACGGCGGTGTACAATGCGGCTCACGACGGCaagctgcagctgctgcagaaGCTGCTGGCCGGCCGCGGGCGGGAGGAGCTGGACGAGCTGCTGGGCGAGGTGGCGGGCGGCGGCACGCCGCTGCTGATCGCGGCGCGCCGCGGACACCTGGACGTGGTGGAATACCTGGTGGACCACTGCGGCGCCAGCGTGGAGGCGGGCGGCTCGGTGCACTTCGACGGCGAGACGATCGAGGGCGCGCCGCCGCTCTGGGCCGCGTCGGCGGCGGGCCACCTGGCCGTGGTGCGGAGCCTGCTGCGCCGCGGCGCCTCGGTCAACCGCACCACCCGCACCAACTCCACGCCGCTGCGCGCCGCCTGCTTCGACGGCCACCTGGACGTGGTGCGCTACCTGGTGGGCGAGCACAAGGCCGACCTGGAGGTAGCCAACCGCCACGGCCACACGTGCCTCATGATCTCCTGCTACAAGGGCCACCGCGAGATCGCGCGCTACCTGCTGGAGCGCGGTGCGCAGGTGAACCGGCGCAGCGCCAAGGGCAACACGGCTCTGCACGACTGCGCCGAGTCCGGCAgcctggagatcctgcagctgctgctgggcTGTCACGCGCGCATGGAGCGCGACGGCTATGGCATGACCCCGCTGCTGGCCGCCAGTGTCACCGGGCACACCAACATCGTGGAGTACCTCATCCAGGAGCAGCCCGGCCACGGGCATCTCTCGGGGGTGGAGCTGCCCAGGGAAGGGTCCTCCCAGGGGGCAAGCAGCGGCCGCTCCACCCCTGAGGAAGCAGAGCCTTATGAGAGCTGCTGCCCCACCAGCCGTGAAGCGGCCGTGGAGGCTTTGGAGCTGCTGGGAGCCACCTACGTGGATAAGAAAAGGGATCTGCTCGGAGCCCTGAAGCACTGGAGAAGGGCGATGGAGCTCCGCCACCAGGGTGGGGACTACCTCCCCAAGCCCGAGCCCCAACAGCTGGTTCTGGCCTACGACTATTCTAGGGAGGTGACCACGCCCCAAGAGCTGGAGGCCCTCATCACAGATCCTGATGAGATGCGGATGCAGGCCCTGCTGATACGGGAGAGGATCCTGGGCCCCTCGCACCCTGACACTTCCTACTACATAAGGTACCGGGGTGCTGTCTACGCAGACTCTGGAAATTTCGAGCGCTGTATCCGTCTTTGGAAGTATGCCTTGGATATGCAGCAGAGCAACCTGGAGCCGCTGAGCCCCATGACGGCCAGCAGCTTCCTGTCATTTGCGGAGCTCTTCTCCTATGTGCTGCAGGACCGCTCCGCCAAGGGCAACCTGGGCATGCAGCTTGGTTTCCCCGACCTCATGGGTGTGCTCAGCAAAGGGGTGCGGGAAGTGGAGCGGGCCCTGCAGCTGCCCAAGGAGCCGGGGGACTCGGCGCAGTTCACCAAAGCCATCGCCATCATCCTCCATCTGCTGTACCTGCTGGAGAAGGTGGAGTGTACCCCTAGCCAGGAACACCTCAAGCACCAGACAGTCTACCGCCTGCTCAAGTGTGCCCCGCGCGGCAAGAACGGCTTCACCCCACTGCACATGGCAGTGGACAAGGAGACCACCAACGTGGGCCGCTACCGCGTGGGCGTCTTCCCCTGCCTGCATGTGGTCAGGGTGCTGCTGGACTGCGGGGCTGACCCCGACAGCCGGGACTTCGACAACAACACTCCGCTGCACATTGCTGCTCAAAACAACTGCCCAGCCATCATGGACGCACTCATCGAGGCCGGGGCCCACATGGATGCCACCAACGCCTTCAAGAAGACTGCCTATGAGCTGCTGGACGCCAAGCTGCTGGCCAAGAGCACCGTGCAGCCCTTCAACTATGTAACACTGCAGTGCCTGGCCGCCCGTGCCCTGGACAGGAACAAGGTCCCTTATAAGGGCTTCATCCCAGAGGAGCTGGAGGCCTTCATCCAGCTGCACTGA